One genomic window of Cannabis sativa cultivar Pink pepper isolate KNU-18-1 chromosome 2, ASM2916894v1, whole genome shotgun sequence includes the following:
- the LOC115718478 gene encoding L10-interacting MYB domain-containing protein, protein MACNLEEYDDVSIWPPQVERYFIALLLKESKKSLHTSTLDRKTWKAIDNDLFSNFGRRYDLAKLKSKFNRLRKMHREFSSILSQTGAEYDPETNLIRADDDFWDAYLKRHPGAKRYQRKGCAHYKLLDQIFKTLSTTNRPPPYAATHSPSKSEDEQRVEEPETVADDFEPTANVADTNESGTSATVARCQAIHPLENVRPTKQYRTSEHLGADNIHGGWTNNVNSKIEVTLGPFDRVHRSSEMSSDYDPYSVTECMDILESIPNVANASYLKAMDRFLIPEWRQMFVKMSEGRRCMWLESLKS, encoded by the exons ATGGCATGTAATCTTGAAGAATATGATGATGTTTCCATATGGCCGCCTCAAGTTGAAAGATATTTCATTGCCTTGTTGCTTAAGGAATCCAAGAAAAGCTTACATACTTCCACCCTAGATAGAAAAACGTGGAAAGCCATAGACAATGATTTGTTCTCGAATTTTGGAAGGAGATATGACCTTGCGAAGTTGAAATCAAAGTTCAATCGATTGAGAAAGATGCATCGTGAGTTCTCAAGTATCTTGTCCCAAACTGGTGCTGAATATGATCCTGAAACTAATCTTATTCGTGCTGATGATGATTTTTGGGATGCCTACTTGAAA AGACACCCTGGTGCAAAGCGGTATCAAAGGAAAGGATGTGCTCATTACAAGTTGCTTGATCAAATCTTCAAGACTCTATCCACAACAAACCGACCTCCACCCTATGCAGCAACCCATTCCCCATCAAAATCTGAGGATGAGCAGCGGGTAGAAGAACCTGAAACTGTAGCAGATGATTTTGAGCCAACTGCCAACGTTGCTGATACCAATGAGTCTGGGACTTCTGCTACTGTTGCACGTTGTCAAGCTATTCATCCTCTTGAAAATGTTCGGCCAACAAAACAATATAGAACCTCAGAGCATTTAGGGGCGGATAACATACACGGGGGATGGACCAACAATGTGAATTCTAAAATCGAAGTAACTTTGGGGCCATTTGACCGAGTTCATAGGAGTAGTGAGATGTCATCAGATTATGATCCATACTCTGTAACTGAGTGCATGGATATATTGGAATCCATTCCAAATGTGGCGAATGCTTCTTACTTGAAGGCAATGGATAGATTTTTGATTCCCGAGTGGAGACAAATGTTCGTCAAGATGTCAGAGGGAAGACGATGTATGTGGTTGGAGAGTTTGAAAAGCTAA
- the LOC115718458 gene encoding auxin-induced protein 15A-like, translating into MAFGLTSFVQGKKALRRSLSGIKEATLKCSSIPKGYFAVYVGEDQKKRHVVPLSYLNEPSFQDLLSMAEQEFGYDHPMGGLTIPCSEDIFIDITSQLN; encoded by the coding sequence ATGGCATTTGGATTAACTAGCTTTGTTCAAGGTAAGAAGGCTCTCCGAAGATCACTTTCAGGCATTAAAGAAGCAACTTTGAAGTGTTCAAGCATTCCAAAAGGCTACTTTGCAGTCTATGTTGGAGAAGATCAGAAGAAGCGTCATGTAGTACCTCTTTCGTACCTGAATGAGCCTTCATTTCAAGACTTGCTTAGTATGGCTGAACAAGAATTCGGATATGACCATCCAATGGGTGGACTCACAATTCCTTGCAGTGAAGACATCTTCATTGATATCACATCTCAGTTGAACTGA
- the LOC115721179 gene encoding histone H3.2 — translation MARTKQTARKSTGGKAPRKQLATKAARKSAPATGGVKKPHRFRPGTVALREIRKYQKSTELLIRKLPFQRLVREIAQDFKTDLRFQSSAVSALQEAAEAYLVGLFEDTNLCAIHAKRVTIMPKDIQLARRIRGERA, via the coding sequence ATGGCTCGTACCAAGCAGACAGCAAGAAAGTCCACCGGAGGAAAGGCTCCAAGGAAGCAACTGGCGACCAAGGCAGCAAGGAAGTCGGCTCCCGCCACCGGAGGAGTGAAGAAGCCACATCGTTTCAGGCCCGGAACTGTGGCCCTTAGGGAGATCAGAAAGTACCAGAAGAGCACTGAGCTTTTGATCCGAAAGCTTCCGTTCCAGAGATTGGTGAGGGAAATCGCTCAGGACTTCAAGACCGATCTTCGATTCCAGTCTAGCGCCGTTTCTGCTCTTCAAGAGGCTGCGGAGGCTTACTTGGTGGGTCTCTTCGAAGACACCAATCTGTGCGCCATTCACGCTAAGAGGGTTACCATCATGCCTAAGGATATTCAGTTGGCTCGTAGGATCAGAGGCGAGAGAGCTTAG
- the LOC115721440 gene encoding auxin-induced protein 15A — translation MGFRFPGVVHAKQLIQRPFSSAKDVPKGYLAVYVGKNKMTRFIIPVSYLNNSSFQDLLCQAEEEFGFDHPMGALTIPCSEDTFINLVSSLNV, via the coding sequence ATGGGTTTTCGTTTTCCCGGTGTAGTTCATGCCAAGCAACTAATTCAGAGGCCTTTTTCTAGTGCAAAAGATGTTCCAAAAGGGTATTTGGCAGTTTATGTTGGGAAGAACAAAATGACAAGATTTATAATCCCTGTGTCTTACTTGAACAATTCTTCATTCCAAGACTTGCTATGTCAAGCTGAAGAAGAATTCGGATTTGATCATCCAATGGGAGCTCTAACAATTCCGTGCAGTGAAGATACTTTCATCAATCTTGTTTCAAGCTTAAATGTCTGA
- the LOC115721181 gene encoding auxin-induced protein 15A-like, producing MALGLTRFVQGKKALRISLSGIKEATLKCSSIPKGYFAVYVGEDQKKRHVVPLSYLNDPSFQDLLSMAEQEFGYDHPMGGLTIPCREDIFIDITSQLN from the coding sequence ATGGCACTTGGATTGACTCGTTTTGTTCAGGGTAAGAAGGCTCTTCGAATATCGCTTTCAGGCATCAAAGAAGCAACTTTGAAGTGTTCAAGCATTCCAAAAGGCTACTTTGCAGTGTATGTTGGAGAAGATCAGAAGAAGCGTCATGTAGTGCCTCTTTCGTACCTAAATGACCCTTCATTTCAAGACTTGCTAAGTATGGCTGAACAAGAATTCGGATATGACCATCCAATGGGTGGACTCACAATTCCTTGTAGAGAAGACATCTTCATAGATATCACATCTCAGTTGAATTGA
- the LOC115721439 gene encoding auxin-induced protein 15A, which yields MAFGLTGFVQGKKALRRSLSGIKEATSKSSTISKGYFAVYVGEDQKKRHVVPLSYLNEPSFQDLLSMAEEEFGYDHPMGGLTIPCSEDIFNDITSQLN from the coding sequence ATGGCATTCGGATTGACTGGCTTTGTTCAGGGTAAGAAGGCTCTTCGAAGATCACTTTCAGGCATCAAAGAAGCAACTTCGAAGTCTTCAACCATTTCAAAAGGCTACTTTGCAGTCTATGTTGGAGAAGATCAGAAGAAGCGTCATGTAGTACCTCTTTCGTATCTAAATGAGCCTTCATTTCAAGACTTGCTAAGTATGGCTGAAGAAGAATTCGGATATGATCATCCAATGGGCGGACTCACAATTCCTTGCAGTGAAGACATCTTTAATGATATCACATCTCAGTTGAACTGA
- the LOC115720602 gene encoding auxin-induced protein 15A encodes MGFRFPGVVHAKQLIQKPFSSAKDVPKGYLAVYVGKNKMTRFVIPISYLNHSSFQELLCQAEEEFGFDHPMGALTIPCSEDVFINLVSSLNV; translated from the coding sequence ATGGGTTTTCGTTTTCCCGGTGTAGTTCATGCCAAGCAACTTATTCAGAAGCCTTTTTCTAGTGCAAAAGATGTTCCAAAAGGGTATTTGGCAGTTTATGTTGGGAAGAACAAAATGACAAGATTTGTGATCCCTATATCATACTTGAACCATTCTTCATTCCAAGAATTGCTATGTCAAGCTGAAGAAGAATTCGGATTTGATCATCCAATGGGTGCTCTAACAATTCCCTGCAGTGAAGATGTTTTCATCAATCTTGTTTCAAGCTTAAATGTTTGa
- the LOC115721441 gene encoding auxin-induced protein 15A, which translates to MGFRFPGVVQAKQLIQRPFSSAKDVPKGYLAVYVGKSKMTRFVIPVSYLNNSSFQELLCQAEEEFGFDHPMGALTIPCNEDTFINLVSSLNV; encoded by the coding sequence ATGGGTTTTCGTTTTCCCGGTGTAGTTCAAGCCAAGCAACTTATTCAGAGGCCTTTTTCTAGTGCAAAAGATGTTCCAAAAGGGTATTTGGCAGTTTATGTTGGGAAGAGCAAAATGACAAGATTTGTGATCCCTGTGTCATACTTGAACAATTCTTCATTCCAAGAATTGCTATGTCAAGCTGAAGAAGAATTCGGGTTTGATCATCCAATGGGAGCTCTAACAATTCCATGCAATGAAGATACTTTCATCAATCTTGTTTCAAGCTTAAATGTCTGA
- the LOC115718457 gene encoding auxin-responsive protein SAUR21-like, with protein sequence MAFGLTRFVQGKKALRRSLSGIKEATLKCSTIPKGYFAVYVGEDQKKRHVVPLSYLNEPSFQDLLSMAEEEFGYEHPMGGLTIPCREDIFIDITSQLN encoded by the coding sequence ATGGCATTTGGATTGACTCGTTTTGTTCAGGGTAAGAAGGCTCTTCGAAGATCGCTTTCAGGCATCAAAGAAGCAACTTTGAAGTGTTCAACCATTCCAAAAGGCTACTTTGCAGTGTATGTTGGAGAAGATCAGAAGAAGCGTCATGTAGTACCTCTTTCGTACCTAAATGAGCCTTCATTTCAAGACTTGCTTAGTATGGCAGAAGAAGAATTTGGATATGAACATCCCATGGGCGGACTCACAATTCCATGCAGAGAAGACATCTTCATTGATATCACTTCCCAGTTGAATTGA